CGGTCCAGCACCCGCCGTTCGTCGGCCTCGGCCACCAGGTCCTCGGACTGGTTGTAGTCGCCGTCCGCGGCCTGCACGGCCCACAGGTGGACGGCGACGCCGTGCTCCTTGGCCGACATCATCCCGGGCAGCAGGTCGCCGTCCCCGGTGACGAGCACGATGTCGGAGCAGGCCCGGTTGCGGGCGAGCTCGGACAGCTCGGCGTGCATGGCCGCGTCGACGCCCTTCTGCGCCCACCTGCCGTCCGTTCGGGTGAGGGCGCCGAGCCGTACGGTGACCCTCGGCATCACCCGCAGCCGGCGGTGCTCGGGTTGCGGAACCCGGTCGGGGGCTCCGTCGAACCAGTAGATCCGCAGCAGCGGCTGGCCCGTCTCCCGTTCGGCGCGTTCGCGCAGGCCGGCGACCACGGCGGTGTGGTCGACGATGATGCGGGAGCGGGACGGTTCACCCGCGAGCAGGCTCGCCGCTGCGCCCAGCAGGTAGCCGGCGTCCACCAGGACGACGCAGCGGTCCATCATGCACCTCTTCCGATCGCCCCCCGGCTCGGACGCCCCCTGAGTTCCTCCCGAGTGTGCCCGAACGGGCGGGGGTTTATGACTCCGAACGCGATCTTCGGCGTGGCGATCTTTCACGGTCCGGCACTCGGCACTTCCCCAACTGCCCGAAATGCGCGCTTCGTCCTCCCGTGCAACTCTGATCTCGGCCCCCATCGGCCAACAATCCCCCCACTAGGAAGGCACGATCGTGGCTAAGAACCGCAACCAGAACCGCCAGCAGCAGCGCGACCAGCGCGACCGCCGCTCGGAGTCGGCCGCGGAGGCCCCCGAGCGCGGCTCCGCCGCCACGATCGCCGAGGAGCGCGTGATGCCGTCCGCGACCCAGCACACGCGCAAGCAGCAGAAGAAGTTCGGCCACAACTGATCGCGCCGCGCGCGTGGTTCATGAGGCGGGGGTGCCCCTTCCGGGGCGCCCCCGCTTCGCGTTCACGGCGACCGCGGCGGGTCGGTGACCGCCTCCGGTGAACCCGGCGCGTCCGGTGAACCCCGGTGCCGGCAGGCGGCCGACGCCGTCAGCTCGCCTGCTGGGAGGCGGTGGCCAGGCAGGCCGGCCCGAGCAGCGCCTTGAGGTCGCCGAAGAGGGACGGGTCGGCGTTCACGCGGTGCCGGTCCAGCCGCAGCACCGTGGTGGTGCGGGCGCCCTGGAGCCGTACCCGCACCTCGGTGTTGCCCTTGTGGCTCTCCAGGACCTCGCCGAGCCGGGCCACCAGCGGCGGGGTGACCTTCACCGTCGGGATGGAGATCATCACCGGCGCGTTGGCCCCCATGTCCGAGAGGTCGGGCGCCTGGAGCTCCATCGCGACCAGCCGCGGCACGTCCTCCCGCTTGTCCAGCCGGCCCTTGACGAAGACCACCGCGTCCTCGACGAGTTGGGTGGACACCAGCTGGTAGGTGGCGGGGAAGAACATGCAGTCCACCGAACCCGCCAGGTCCTCGACGGTGGCGATGGCCCAGGCGTTGCCCTGCTTGGTCATCTTGCGCTGGAGGCCGGAGATGATGCCGCCGATGGTGACGATGGAGCCGTCGGAGTAGTCGTTGGCGAGCGCCGCGATCGAGGCGTCCGCCTTGTCGTTGAGGATGTGCTCGATACCGAAGAGCGGGTGGTCGGAGACGTACAGGCCGAGCATCTCGCGCTCCTGGGCGAGCAGGTACGCCTTGTCCCACTCGATGTCGGAGAAGACCACGTCCATCCCGAACGCCGGGGTGTCCGCGTCCTCGTCGCCCATGCCGCCGAAGAGGTCGAACTGCCCCTCGGCCTCCTTCCGCTTGACCTGCACCACGTTGTCGATCATCGACTCGAAGTGCTCGGTCAGACCGCGCCGGGTGTGGTTCATCGCGTCGAACGCGCCGGCCTTGATCAGCGACTCGACGGTCCGCTTGTTGCAGACCACCACCTCGACCTTGTCCAGGAAGTCCGGGAAGGAGCCGTAGCGGCCCTTGGAACGACGGCACTTGACCACGGAGTCCACGACGTTGGCGCCGACGTTGCGCACCGCGGTGAGGCCGAAGACGATCGTGTCGTCGCCGCGCGGGGTGAAGTTGGCGTTGGACTCGTTCACGTCCGGGGGCAGCACCTTGATGCCCATCCGGCGGCACTCGTTGAGGTAGAGCGCCATCTTGTCCTTGTCGTCCTTCACGGACGTGAGCAGGCCCGCCATGTACTCGGCCGGGTAGTTGGCCTTGAGGTAGGCGGTCCAGTAGGAGACCAGGCCGTAGGCGGCGGAGTGGGCCTTGTTGAAGGCGTATCCGGCGAAGGGCACCAGCACGTCCCACACGGCCTGGATGGCCTGGTCGGAGTAGCCGCGCTCGCGCATGCCGGCCTGGAAGGGGATGAACTCCTTGTCCAGGACCTCCTTCTTCTTCTTGCCCATCGCGCGGCGGAGCAGGTCGGCCTGGCCCAGCGAGTAGCCGGCGAGCACCTGGGCGGCCTTCTGCACCTGCTCCTGGTACACGATGAGGCCGTAGGTGATGTCCAGGACCTCCCGGAGCGGCTCCTCCAGCTCCGGGTGGATGGGCGTGATGTCCTGCTGCTTGTTCTTGCGCAGCGCGTAGTTGATGTGGGAGTTCATGCCCATCGGGCCGGGCCGGTACAGCGCGGAGACGGCGGAGATGTCCTCGAAGTTGTCGGGCTTCATCATCCGCAGCAGCGAGCGCATCGGGCCGCCGTCGAACTGGAAGACGCCGAGGGTGTCGCCGCGGCTGAGCAGCGCGTAGGTGGCCGGGTCGTCCAGCGGCAGCGACAGCAGGTCGATGTCGATGTCCTTGTTGGCCTTGATGGACTTGACCGCGTCGTCCATGATCGTCAGGTTGCGCAGGCCGAGGAAGTCCATCTTCAGCAGGCCGAGCGACTCGCAGCTCGGGTAGTCCCACTGCGTGACGACCGCGCCGTCGTTCTTCGGCGAGAAGATCGGCACGTGGTCCAGGAGCGACTCCGAGGACATGATCACACCGGCAGCGTGCACGCCCATCTGCCGGACCAGGCCCTCGATGCCGCGGGCGGAGTCGATCACCTTGGTGACGTCCGGCTCGTTCTCGTACATCGCCCGGACCTCGGCGGCCTCGCTGTACCGGGGGTGGTCCTTGTCGGTGATGCCGGACAGCGGGATGCCCTTGCCGAGCACGTCGGCGGGCATGGCCTTGGTGACCCGGTCGCCCATGGAGAACGGGTAGCCCAGCACCCGGGCGGAGTCCTTGATCGCGGCCTTGGCCTTGATGGTGCCGTAGGTGGCGATCTGGGCGACCTTGTCGGAGCCGTACTTCTCCGTCACGTACCGGATGACCTCGCCGCGCCTGCGCTCGTCGAAGTCGATGTCGACGTCGGGCATGGAGACGCGCTCGGGGTTGAGGAACCGCTCGAAGATCAGGCCGTGCGGCACCGGGTCGAGGTCGGTGATGCGCATCGCGTAGGCGACGATGGAGCCGGCCGCGGAGCCTCGGCCGGGGCCGACCGCGATGCCGTTGTCCTTGGCCCACTTGATGAAGTCGGCGACGACGAGGAAGTAGCCGGGGAACCCCATCTGGATGATGGTGTCCATCTCGTACTCGGCGAGCTTCTGCCGGTCCTCCGGGACGCCGCCGGGGTACCGGAAGGCCATGCCGCGGGCGACCTCCTCGCGGAACCAGGTGATCTCGGTGTAGCCCTCCGGCACGTCGAACCTGGGCATCAGGTTCTTCGGCTCGAACATGCCCGAGATGTCGACCCGGTCGGCGATCAGCAGCTGGGAGTTGCGGCAGCCCTGCTGCCAGGCGTCGGAGGAGTCGATCGCGTACATCTCGGCGGCCGACTTCAGGTAGTAGCCGGAGCCGTCGAACTTGAACCGGTCCGGGTCCGACATGTTGGAGCCGGTCTGGATGCACAGCAGGGTGTCGTGCGCCGACGCCTCCTGCGCGTACGTGTAGTGCGAGTCGTTGGTGACGACGAAGGGCGCGTCCAGCTTGCGGGAGATCTCCATCAGGCCGTCGCGGGCACGGCGGTCGATGTCGATGCCGTGGTCCATGATCTCGACGAAGAAGTTCTCCTTGCCGAAGATGTCCTGGTACTCCGAGGCGGCCTTGAGCGCCTCGTCCATCTGCCCCAGGCGGATGCGGGTGGAGATCTCGCCGGACGGGCAGCCGGTGGTGCCCATCAGGCCCTCGGCGTACTCGCTGAGCAGCTCGCGGTCCATGCGGGGCTTGCGGAAGTAGCCCTCGAAGGAGGCGCGGGACTGGGCGCGGAAGAGGTTGTGCAGGCCGGTGTTGTTCCGGGCCCAGATCGTCATGTGGGTGTAGGCGCCGGCGCCGGAGACGTCGTCGTTCTTCTGGTGCGGGGCACCCCACTTGACCGGCTTGTTGTACCGCCGCGACTCCGGCGCCAGGTACGCCTCGATGCCCATGACGGGGGTCACACCGGCGGCCTTGGCCTGGTGGAAGAAGTCGTACGAGCCGTGCAGGTTGCCGTGGTCGGTGATCGCCACGTGTGACATGTCCATCTCGTTGCACGCCTTGAACATGTCCTTCAGCCGTGCCGCTCCGTCCAGCAGCGAGTACTGGGTGTGGACGTGCAGGTGGGCGAACGGCTGGTCGGTCACGGGAGCGACACCTCCGGCTTGCTCGGGTCGAATGGGCGGCGTCGTGAAGTCTACGACCGGGCTCCGACAGCGCGTGACCTGCGCCTGGAGCCTGTGGACGACCCCCGGCGGCGAGGCGGAGCCCCTGCGGAGCGGTGCGGTGGACCCTCACCGGCACCCGCCGCCCACGGCACCCG
This portion of the Actinacidiphila yeochonensis CN732 genome encodes:
- the dnaE gene encoding DNA polymerase III subunit alpha, which encodes MTDQPFAHLHVHTQYSLLDGAARLKDMFKACNEMDMSHVAITDHGNLHGSYDFFHQAKAAGVTPVMGIEAYLAPESRRYNKPVKWGAPHQKNDDVSGAGAYTHMTIWARNNTGLHNLFRAQSRASFEGYFRKPRMDRELLSEYAEGLMGTTGCPSGEISTRIRLGQMDEALKAASEYQDIFGKENFFVEIMDHGIDIDRRARDGLMEISRKLDAPFVVTNDSHYTYAQEASAHDTLLCIQTGSNMSDPDRFKFDGSGYYLKSAAEMYAIDSSDAWQQGCRNSQLLIADRVDISGMFEPKNLMPRFDVPEGYTEITWFREEVARGMAFRYPGGVPEDRQKLAEYEMDTIIQMGFPGYFLVVADFIKWAKDNGIAVGPGRGSAAGSIVAYAMRITDLDPVPHGLIFERFLNPERVSMPDVDIDFDERRRGEVIRYVTEKYGSDKVAQIATYGTIKAKAAIKDSARVLGYPFSMGDRVTKAMPADVLGKGIPLSGITDKDHPRYSEAAEVRAMYENEPDVTKVIDSARGIEGLVRQMGVHAAGVIMSSESLLDHVPIFSPKNDGAVVTQWDYPSCESLGLLKMDFLGLRNLTIMDDAVKSIKANKDIDIDLLSLPLDDPATYALLSRGDTLGVFQFDGGPMRSLLRMMKPDNFEDISAVSALYRPGPMGMNSHINYALRKNKQQDITPIHPELEEPLREVLDITYGLIVYQEQVQKAAQVLAGYSLGQADLLRRAMGKKKKEVLDKEFIPFQAGMRERGYSDQAIQAVWDVLVPFAGYAFNKAHSAAYGLVSYWTAYLKANYPAEYMAGLLTSVKDDKDKMALYLNECRRMGIKVLPPDVNESNANFTPRGDDTIVFGLTAVRNVGANVVDSVVKCRRSKGRYGSFPDFLDKVEVVVCNKRTVESLIKAGAFDAMNHTRRGLTEHFESMIDNVVQVKRKEAEGQFDLFGGMGDEDADTPAFGMDVVFSDIEWDKAYLLAQEREMLGLYVSDHPLFGIEHILNDKADASIAALANDYSDGSIVTIGGIISGLQRKMTKQGNAWAIATVEDLAGSVDCMFFPATYQLVSTQLVEDAVVFVKGRLDKREDVPRLVAMELQAPDLSDMGANAPVMISIPTVKVTPPLVARLGEVLESHKGNTEVRVRLQGARTTTVLRLDRHRVNADPSLFGDLKALLGPACLATASQQAS